The Candidatus Zixiibacteriota bacterium genome segment CCCACTTTTTTTCACCAGCAAATTCGTTCAGCCACAGTCGCTTACGACCATGGCCGTGGCTTTTGTCGACCTTTTTCAAGGGTCAACCGGATTTTTCGCCAATAGCGACCGGAAGGCAAATGGTTTGACACCAAACCACAGCAATCCGGTACGGACGCGGCCCGGAGGGTTCTTCCACAGTCAAACCTGCCTTCCGGGCCGCTCCTTGTTTGGTGAAGCGATGAAAAGGCGACGAAACCATCCAACCCGGCTCCTGAAACTCCGCAGGAGCTACACCATGCGCGAACTGGCCCGCGTGCTGGGCGTCCATGTCCGCACCGTTCAGGTGTGGCATCGAGACGGCATGTCCCCGATCAATCCAGGCGACCGACCCTTGCTCTTCCTGGGCGAGGAAGTCAGGCGGTTTGCCGCCGACCGACGCAAAAGGAGGAGCTGCCCCCTCCGGCCCTCTGAGTTCTACTGCCCCAGATGCCGGGCGGCGAGGGAATCGAACCTCCGGGACCTCCGCATTGAATGGGATGGCCGCCGGATGGGACGCGACGATGAGTTCGCTTTGATCAAGGGAAAGTGCCCCATTTGCGACTGCCTCCTCACGCGGTTTGCCACCCGGAAGAAGCTCTTGGGCTCGGTTTGGGAGGCGATACTCGCGCTGCGTAATGGACGTTTATGGGGTGCTGCCGGTAACTGCGTGGAGACTGACTTGAGCAGGGAGGGGTATCATGCAAACTAACGTGGCCAACGCCAAGATCAAACGGCGGTATTTCGAGCGGCTGGACGAAGCGGATGGGCTGGCGGAATCGACCATCGACGCCTACAACCAAGCCATCTGCCGCTACGAAGAATACTCGGGCCGGGAGGACTTCCGCAAGTTCAACCGCGCCCGCGCGGTGGGGTTCAAGCGATGGCTGGAGGAAGGAACGGGTGGTCGGGCGCTCTCTCCCGGAACGGTCTACCATACCCTGCGATATCTCAGGGCGTTCTTTACCTGGCTGTCCGGGCAGGCGGGCTACAAATCGAGGATCAGCCTCGACGACGTCGCATACCTTGCCCTCGACAAGAAGGCGGTACAAAAAGTGGTCGCGTCCCGGCCGGTCCGGTGCCCGACGCTGGAATACGTGCTCCAGCTCACCGGCTCCATCAGTCCTCAGACCGACATCGACCGGCGGGATCAGGCCCTGATTGCCTTCCTTCTGGTCAGCGCCATGCGAGATCAGGCGGTTGCGACACTGCCCCTTGGGTGTCTGAATGTCGATAGCCTGGTGGTTAGTCAAGACCCGAACGCCGGGGTTCAGACGAAGTTCAGCAAGACGATTGTCACCACCCTGATGGCTTTTGACGACCGGTTGATCGGGTACGTGCGGGACTGGGCAAGGTACTTGATTACGGTCAAGCTCTTCGGCCCTGCCGATCCGCTCTTCCCACGGAGCAAGATCGAACAGGCCGACGGGCTCTGCTTCTCAGCGATCGGTGTCGAGCCGGTGTTCTGGAAAGGCACCGGTCCGATCCGAGAAATCCTCAAGAGGCGGGCCGCCGAAGCCGGGCTCGAATACTACCATCCGCACTCGTTCCGGCATGCTGCCTTCCACATCGCCATGCGCCATTGCCGGACGGCCGAGCAGCTTCGCGCCATTAGCCAGAAC includes the following:
- a CDS encoding tyrosine-type recombinase/integrase gives rise to the protein MQTNVANAKIKRRYFERLDEADGLAESTIDAYNQAICRYEEYSGREDFRKFNRARAVGFKRWLEEGTGGRALSPGTVYHTLRYLRAFFTWLSGQAGYKSRISLDDVAYLALDKKAVQKVVASRPVRCPTLEYVLQLTGSISPQTDIDRRDQALIAFLLVSAMRDQAVATLPLGCLNVDSLVVSQDPNAGVQTKFSKTIVTTLMAFDDRLIGYVRDWARYLITVKLFGPADPLFPRSKIEQADGLCFSAIGVEPVFWKGTGPIREILKRRAAEAGLEYYHPHSFRHAAFHIAMRHCRTAEQLRAISQNFGHEHIATTLTSYGRLEAVEVDGIIRTMDFHPGDASGSGEVNTEMAKEILAVVEKHRRRQGGSYNE